The DNA window TGGGATATTTGAAACGACCGATCGTATAACGACTCATGACAATCCGACTTACGTTAAACACGAAGTGGTTCATTACGCTGTCGCAAACATGCCTGGAGCTGTTCCGCGTACATCAACAATTGCGTTAACAAACGTTACTGTAGGTTATGCACTTCAAATGGCTAATAAAGGTGTTCATAAAGCAGTTGCAGAAAACCCAGCTTTAATGCTTGGTGTAAACACTGCTAATGGTTATGTAACTTATGAAGCTGTCGCGAAAGATCTTGGCTTTACATTTATCACTGCTGACGAAGCTCTTTCACAGTCAACCACATCAATTTAATACAACTCTAGACAGTCCGGCTCTTAAATGCAGCTGGGCTGTTTTTTTATTGCTGGATAATACCTTATTGCTGTACACCTAATTTAGCATGATCTATATTAAGAAAAGGTGATGACATTGAAAGTAAAAGTTTATGAAAACAACGAATATTTTGTATCTGGTATGACCTTAAAAGACTTAGCTGCAACCGAATATAATAATATGGCATTGCACGCTTGTGAAAATACGGAGGCAGTTTTATCAAATCGAAAAAAATTAGCGGAATATCTAAACGTTTCACTTGATGACTTTGTTTGCACACAACAAACACATAGTGCTAACTTTAGACGTGTTACAAAACACGAGAGCGTCAAGAATTATGTGTAAATAAGTAAATCCTTTTCTTGTATGTATATCCATTAAGATTGCTTGAACATCTCAGCCAGCTCTGCACGGGCTTGATCGAATCCGATATGGCAACGGGTGGAGAATTTCTGGTTATAGATTTCAAATTGGGAAACCAAGAAGCGATCTAAGGAATCTTCGTTCGGAAATTGCTCCTTGCGTTTGCTGTATTTCTTTACGTTCTTGTTGAACGATTCGATCAGGTTCGTCGAATAGATGCTTCGCCAAATGGATTTTGGGAAACTGTAGAAGGTGAAAATATAGGGATTCGCTTCCAACGATTTCGTCACTTTGGGATAGGCCGTTTTCCATTTATCGACAAAGACTTTCAACGCTTTTTCACCCAGTTCCCGGTTCTCTGCCCGATAGACCGATTTGAAATCATCAAGAATTTCCTTGCGATTGGTGACGCGAACTTTGTGTCGGATACCACGCGACAGGTGGACGCAGCACGCCTGATATTGAGCATCGGGAAAGACCGAAAAGATGCGATCAGTGATGCCTTTCAAGCCGTCGGAGATAAACAAAAGCACCTCTTCGACACCGCGCTCTTTCAAGTCCAACAGGACTTCTTCCCAAACGAATGCGGATTCCGTAGGGGCCACTGTATAGGCCAACACTTCTTTTGAGCCGTCCTCTCGGATGCCAACAGTAATATAGACAGCTTCCTTCGAGACCGTGTCGCGCTTGAGAGAAATGTAAGTTGCATCGAGATAGACGCAAGCATAGCGCTGATCTAATGGACGAGATTTAAACGCTTCGACCTGTTCGCTCATCACTTTCGTCATATTAGAAATGGTTTGTGGCGTGTAATGATGACCGTACATCTTCTCGATCAAATCCGATATTTCGGACATCGTCACGCCTTTTTGGAACATATGAATAACGAAGGCTTCCAGCGTATCGTTTGAGCGCTTGTACGGAGCGACCGTCTGTTGGTTGAATTCGCCGTTCCGGTCCCGTGGCATCGAAAGCTCCAAATCCCCATACTCCGTATGGAGTGTCCGCGTGTAGACACCGTTGCGTGAGTTGCCGGAATTGAAACCGATGCGGTCGTATTTTTCGTAATCCAGGAAAGCTGTAAGTTCTGTTTGGAGGAGCGTATTGACCGCCGTCTCCAGGTGCTTACGGAAAACTTCGGAGATGTCTTCTTTTTTTACTAGAGCTTGCATAATATCTGTTGTAAACTGAGTCATAGGGAAGGCCTCTTTTCTGTGAATTGGTTGTGGTGACTTAATTCTACAAGAAAAGGTCTTCCTTTTTCTATTTATTCATTTACACAAGATATTTTACGCTCTCCAAAACACGATAAAGGAAATGGCGCTTATACAATAGACAATGCTTTCTTAGACACAGATGGTTTATACACTTTCGATGCTGGAGTTATGTTGTGTAGCTTTGCGGCCGATTGTGTACCTGTCATTATTCGCGATAAAAAAACGGGCTTGGTTGGTGTCATTCACTCTGGATGGCAAGGCACTGTTAAAGAAATTACATCGAAATTTCTTCATCAGATAATCGCCGTTGAGTACTGTAATCCAGCTGACTTAGAAATTCAAATTGCCGCTTCTATTAGTCAACAGCAATTTGAAGTAGATTCCGATGTTTACCTAAAGTTTGAATCTTTAGGGTATGCTAGCGAATTTATGTATTTTAATCCATCTACGAATAAATACCATATCGACAATCAAGCAACTGTAAAGAGACAATGTGAACTTTCAGGAATTCCTTCTAGTCAGATTCAAGTTGACTCTACATGTACATTTTTAAATTCTGAAGGATTTTCGTATCGTCAAGACCGAAAATGTGGCAGGCATTTAATATTCGCAATGAATAAAAAAATGTAATAGATTTTTTCTTTTTCTTTAGTTAACTGACAGCAGCAAATTTTTGACTTAATTATTGTAAAATCGACTCTTCGTATTCATTTTTGGATAATTTAAAATCATAAAAACACAAAAGAAGAATCCCATATCAATAGGATTCTCCTTTTGTTGTTTTAACCACCAATATACGACATGCCAATTTTGTTGCGATTTTTTGCGGTTAATTCGGTTCGTTCATCTGAGTAACGGTCGTCTCTGCGCTCCCAAACGGCGGAAATTTTTTCAAGTAATTCTTCATCGTTTAAGCCACTTCGTATTAGTTCGCGAATATCGAAATGCCCTGTTGCGAATAGACATGTATAAAATTTGCCGTCTGATGACAAACGTGCACGTGTACAAGAAGAACAGAAAGATTCGGATACTGACGTTATAAATCCTACTTGTCCTTCTCCTTCTCTAAATCGATAACGTTTGGCTACTTCCCCGTAATAATCTTTATCTACTGGCTCTAATTGATACACCGTTTGCAATTTTTCAAGAATTTGTTTTTTGGATACTACTTTTTTAAAACTCCAGCCGTTATCATTTCCAACATCCATAAATTCGATGAAACGTAATGTTATTCCACGTTCTTTAAAATAAGCTGTCATTGGCAAAATTTCGTGTTCATTAACGTCTTTTTGCACGACCATATTGATTTTAATTTCAAAACCAACTTGTTGGGCAAAATCAATTTGTTTTAAAATATGTGAAGGATCGATTCCTCTACCATTTAACTTCCCGAACAATTCTGGATCTAAAGCATCTAAGCTAATATTCAAACGTCGAAGTCCCGCATCAAATAATGCTTGCGCTTGATTTCCAAGCAGCAACCCATTTGTTGTTAAGCCGATGTCTTCTACCCCCTCAACTGAAAGGATTTTTTTAACTAACTCAGGCAAGCCTCTACGCATTAATGGCTCCCCACCGGTTAAGCGAATTTTTTTGACGCCCATCGCCACAAACACTTTTGTTAAGCGATGTATTTCTTCAAATGACAATAACTCCTGCTTTGGAAGAAATGCGTAATCATCCCCGAATACTTCTTTAGGCATACAGTATGAGCAGCGGAAATTACAGCGATCGGTGACCGAGATTCGCAAATCCCGTATCGGACGTTGAAAAAAGTCCTGTACTGGGTTTATCGTCATGGTGCCATCTCCTTTTTTAAACTTGCGGATAGTTTAAATTACGAAAAACAAGCGGATTTTCATGAATTGTTGATGTCTCAATCCATTGAGTTGTCACCTTATCCATGAATTTCATAACTCGTAATTGTCCGTTTTCTAGTTCTGTTTGGAGCTGTTCTTTTATCCGACTATCCCAAACGCTCAGCAACGGGATTTTTTCAGTGTCGTTTATTACAGCAGTTATATCGGCAGTTGTACTTGCTAAAGTGACAAGTTTACCAATTTCTTTAGATCCTATAAAGGGCATATCACACGGCAAGACCACGTATTTTTCTGCAGGTATCGTAGTCATACCTGACAAAATCCCAGCAAGTGGACCTTGTCCTGAAATCCAGTCAAGATCTGTGATCACTTTGTATTTAGCTGGGAAACACGGTATCAATTCTGCTCTTGAAACAATAACAACACGGTCGCATACTTCTATTAAAGCTCTATATGCGCGTTCGTAGAAAAATGTCTCTTCCATAACTGCAAAAGCCTTTGGTGAACCGAATCGACGAGATAAACCACCTGCAAGTAGTATTCCTACAGTCGAAGTCAACCTCCACTTACCGGTGGGATAAATGCAACAATATCACCTGACTCTAGAACATCTGTCGGTAAAGCATATTCTTCATTAATCGCAATACGTGCTGCACCTGATAAAAAATCCGGGTATTTTTCAGTCGCCCATTGCCATAATTCATCAACCGTTTTACCTGACATATCGACTTGTTCTTCTGAGATGCCTGTCTGTTCTTTTAGTCCTGCAAAATAGCGTAAGCTGATCATAATGATCCCCTTTCCGGTTTTTTCTTCTGGTCGCCAATCCATTCTTCTCCGTCTTCCCAAATTTCCTTTTTCCAAATGGGCACAATTTCTTTAATTCGCTCTATGGCATACTCATTTGCTTCATATGCAGATTTTCGATGCGGCGATGATACAGCAATAACTACTGCAATATCACTAATTTGTAGTTCACCAATACGGTGGGCAATAGCAACTTTCGTACCTTCCCAACGCTGTTCTATTTCCTCGCCTATTTGTGCTAATTTTTTCTCAGCCATAGGTATATACGCTTCATACGATAAATACATTGTCCGCACACCTTTTGTCCATTCACGAACATGTCCTGTAAACAAAGTTACCGCACCTGCTTCTGGTCTCAATACAAAATCTGCATATAGTTGCGGGTCAATCGCAGTTGTTACGATTTCATAAGCCTTCATGATTGTCACCATCCATCCAGTTAATAAACCAATCCCCTATTTGCTTACTGTCATTCTGCAGATTCACATAGGCTTTGTCCAGTTCTAATGCTTCTGGTGAAACAACTAATTCGATATGTTTAAGCTTTTGTAACGTGACCCAATCCTCTTCAGAATGGAGTAATACAATTTTTGCATAATGAGATTCTTTAAAACCTTCCACTAAAACCAAATCCGGATTGCTAACTGCAGAAAGTAAGATTAAATCGTCCAATGTCGCATTTTGTTTTTGCTGGTGCATTTGTATTACTCCACCACCATATGCAATTGAACAATCTGCACCTTCTTCAAATTGTCGCATGCTATCAGTTTTAGCATCAGGCATATGCAGTGCCCCTCCATGACCATGATGCTTGATTGTGGAAACTTTTTTCCCTCTACTTTTTGCAAGTTTTAGTAATTGCAAAATTAATGTCGTTTTACCGCTATTTTTATAGCCTACTATTTGCAGTACTTTCACACTTTCCACCTATCGGAACCTTCTTCTGAACCAAGCAGCAAGACATCTACAGCATCTCCTGTTTGATAGCCTCGCGAGCCGCCTGGCAATACAATTAATGCATTGCCTCGAGCTATTGAGGACACAGCATTAGATTTGTTAAACCCGGCAGGTGATGCTGTCTGTCCATCATAAATCGCCCGAACAAATCGAGTAAATGGATTGGCTTTCGTAAAGTCTTCTCCTAATACTGCAGTCGTGTGTGGCATATATATTTTTTGCGCCCCCATCATTTTTAAAAGTGCTGGACGTGTAAATAATTCGAATCCTGTAAAACAAGCAGATGGATTGCCGGATAAACCAAACAGTAGCCGATTATTTATCAATGCAATTGTCGTTACACTGCCCGGACGCATGGCGACTTTATTGAATAACACTTGTGCTCCAAGCTTTTCGTAGATAGCTGGAAGAAAATCAAAATCACCGACGGAAACACCGCCCGTTGTAATAAGACAATCATTTTCCTCAGCTGCTTTTTTTACAATCCGATAGCTTTCTTCCAAATTATCGACTGACATTCCATACATTTTACAACCCAAACCCATTCGCTTTAACTGAGCGACGATCATAGGTCCGTTGCTATTTCGTATTTTTCCTGGCACTAAATCATCTTCTACCGCTAACAATTCTGTACCAGTTGATAGAATGCCCACTATTGGTTGTTTTGCTACCCTTACTTTTGAATAACCAAAAGTCGCGAGTAATGCGATCGTTCCAGGGTTGATAAAACTTCCACTGTCAATTACCACTTCTTCTTTCCGCAGATCTTCACCTTGCAAAGATACGTTTTCGAGAGGCATGAAAGATTTTCGAATGGTTATGCCATCATCAATTTCTTTCGTTTGTTCGAACATAACTATTGCATCTGCTCCCTCTGGAAGTTGCGCTCCTGTCATAATACGGATGGCCTCAAATGCTTGCAATTTTTTTGACGATACTTCCCCTGCACCAATATGATCTATGACTTTAAAGGCGATTCGAGTATCACCCGTTGCACCTCTGGAATCTATCGAACGAATCGCATATCCATCATAAGGAGAACGATCAAAAGGTGGCACATCACTCGACGCAACGATTGGTTCTGCTAAAATACAGCCATAACTTTCTTCTAAATCTACTGTTTCAATACCAATTGGAAAAGCGTTTTCTACTACTTTTTTTACCGCTTCTACAACAGCTAGCGGAATCCGTTTTTCGACCATTCAACCCCAGCTCCTTTAAGAATTAAAGTCCTTAGCATCTATTTTACAGCTTATGTATTTTTAAATTTTAGAAAGTTTCTTATCGTACTAAACTTATACAAAGTGCTTGAGCCTGTCAAACTAGCGTTTTTGTTTAAAAGAAAAAAACCTTGAAAACTAATGCCTTCAAGGTTTTAAATCTACTCATTCATTGGATATTTTGCCTTAGTCGCTAACGACTTCAGCATTGTTTGATACTGCCATTTCTGCATTTTTAGTTCGAAGTCTGCGAATATCAAGTCGAATAATTAGTGATATTACAAGTGCTACTACAAACAGACCTGCAAAGAAAATAAGACTGCTCTCGTAACTACCCGTTTTATCCTTCATGTAAGCTGCAAACAATGGTCCTGCAAGACCAGCTGCAGCCCATGCCGTTAAAATATAGCCGTGAATTGCTCCCAGCTGTTTTGTGCCGAAAATGTCAGCAATATAAGCTGGAATCGAAGCAAATCCACCGCCGTAGCAAGTGTAAATGATCGCTAGCATGATTTGGAAAAAGATTGCATTTGTTGTAAAAGGCAACATTGCAAACAACGCAATTTGGATAACAAAAAATGCTGTATAAGTGTTTGGACGTCCGATGTAATCGGAAATTGTCGCCCAACCAAGTCGACCAAGACCATTAAAAATCCCTAAAACACCAACTAATGCTGCTGCTTGAACGGTTGTCATGCCAATGCTGTCAATTGCCATTGGTTTCGCAGCTGATAATATCGCAATTCCGCATGTGACATTAATAAATAACATAAACCATAAATAGTAAAATCGTTTTGTTTTGATAGCTTCATTTGCAGTCAACTGAGACAAATCTATTTTTCGTTCGACTTTGCCGCTGCTAACTTTTTCTTCAAAGCCAGCCGGTGACCATCCTTCTTGCGGTTTTTCAAGATATAGAGACGATAGCACCATAATAATTAAATACGCAGCACCTAATGTATAAAAAGTTTGTTCGACTCCTACAGTCGTAATAAGCTTTTCCATAATTGGGCTACTAATCGCAGCTGCAAACCCAAAGCCCATAATCGCCAGACCTGTTGCTAGGCCACGACGGTCAGGAAACCATTTTACTAAAGTTGAAACCGGAGCGATATAACCGATTCCAAGTCCGATTCCTCCGAGCGCTCCGTAAAACACGTAGAGTAAGGGTAAAGAGGAAGCGCTTACTGCAAATCCTGATCCGATAATTCCAGTACCAAAAAACATGGCTGCGACAAGTCCTGCTTTTCGCGGACCGTACTTTTCAACAAAACTACCAAAAAAGGCAGCAGATAATCCTAGAAACAGGATGGCAATACTAAAAGTCAATTGCACTTGACTCGTTGTCCAACCAAATTGCTCGATTAGGGGGTTTGTAAAATTGCTCCATGCATAAACAGATCCGATTGATATATGAATCCCCACTGCAGATAATGCAATCAGCCATCTGTTTTTTGGTTTCTTTTTCATTTTCTCTGACCTCCTGATGAAAT is part of the Planococcus sp. PAMC 21323 genome and encodes:
- a CDS encoding laccase domain-containing protein, with protein sequence MTLKVKVYENNEYFVSGMTLKDLAATEYNNMALHACENTEAVLSNRKKLAEYLNVSLDDFVCTQQTHSANFRRVTKHESVKNYV
- a CDS encoding IS256 family transposase; the protein is MTQFTTDIMQALVKKEDISEVFRKHLETAVNTLLQTELTAFLDYEKYDRIGFNSGNSRNGVYTRTLHTEYGDLELSMPRDRNGEFNQQTVAPYKRSNDTLEAFVIHMFQKGVTMSEISDLIEKMYGHHYTPQTISNMTKVMSEQVEAFKSRPLDQRYACVYLDATYISLKRDTVSKEAVYITVGIREDGSKEVLAYTVAPTESAFVWEEVLLDLKERGVEEVLLFISDGLKGITDRIFSVFPDAQYQACCVHLSRGIRHKVRVTNRKEILDDFKSVYRAENRELGEKALKVFVDKWKTAYPKVTKSLEANPYIFTFYSFPKSIWRSIYSTNLIESFNKNVKKYSKRKEQFPNEDSLDRFLVSQFEIYNQKFSTRCHIGFDQARAELAEMFKQS
- a CDS encoding polyphenol oxidase family protein gives rise to the protein MLRSPKHDKGNGAYTIDNAFLDTDGLYTFDAGVMLCSFAADCVPVIIRDKKTGLVGVIHSGWQGTVKEITSKFLHQIIAVEYCNPADLEIQIAASISQQQFEVDSDVYLKFESLGYASEFMYFNPSTNKYHIDNQATVKRQCELSGIPSSQIQVDSTCTFLNSEGFSYRQDRKCGRHLIFAMNKKM
- the moaA gene encoding GTP 3',8-cyclase MoaA, with translation MTINPVQDFFQRPIRDLRISVTDRCNFRCSYCMPKEVFGDDYAFLPKQELLSFEEIHRLTKVFVAMGVKKIRLTGGEPLMRRGLPELVKKILSVEGVEDIGLTTNGLLLGNQAQALFDAGLRRLNISLDALDPELFGKLNGRGIDPSHILKQIDFAQQVGFEIKINMVVQKDVNEHEILPMTAYFKERGITLRFIEFMDVGNDNGWSFKKVVSKKQILEKLQTVYQLEPVDKDYYGEVAKRYRFREGEGQVGFITSVSESFCSSCTRARLSSDGKFYTCLFATGHFDIRELIRSGLNDEELLEKISAVWERRDDRYSDERTELTAKNRNKIGMSYIGG
- the mobA gene encoding molybdenum cofactor guanylyltransferase — its product is MTSTVGILLAGGLSRRFGSPKAFAVMEETFFYERAYRALIEVCDRVVIVSRAELIPCFPAKYKVITDLDWISGQGPLAGILSGMTTIPAEKYVVLPCDMPFIGSKEIGKLVTLASTTADITAVINDTEKIPLLSVWDSRIKEQLQTELENGQLRVMKFMDKVTTQWIETSTIHENPLVFRNLNYPQV
- the moaD gene encoding molybdopterin converting factor subunit 1, with protein sequence MISLRYFAGLKEQTGISEEQVDMSGKTVDELWQWATEKYPDFLSGAARIAINEEYALPTDVLESGDIVAFIPPVSGG
- a CDS encoding molybdenum cofactor biosynthesis protein MoaE; translated protein: MKAYEIVTTAIDPQLYADFVLRPEAGAVTLFTGHVREWTKGVRTMYLSYEAYIPMAEKKLAQIGEEIEQRWEGTKVAIAHRIGELQISDIAVVIAVSSPHRKSAYEANEYAIERIKEIVPIWKKEIWEDGEEWIGDQKKKPERGSL
- the mobB gene encoding molybdopterin-guanine dinucleotide biosynthesis protein B, producing MKVLQIVGYKNSGKTTLILQLLKLAKSRGKKVSTIKHHGHGGALHMPDAKTDSMRQFEEGADCSIAYGGGVIQMHQQKQNATLDDLILLSAVSNPDLVLVEGFKESHYAKIVLLHSEEDWVTLQKLKHIELVVSPEALELDKAYVNLQNDSKQIGDWFINWMDGDNHEGL
- a CDS encoding molybdopterin molybdotransferase MoeA, whose protein sequence is MVEKRIPLAVVEAVKKVVENAFPIGIETVDLEESYGCILAEPIVASSDVPPFDRSPYDGYAIRSIDSRGATGDTRIAFKVIDHIGAGEVSSKKLQAFEAIRIMTGAQLPEGADAIVMFEQTKEIDDGITIRKSFMPLENVSLQGEDLRKEEVVIDSGSFINPGTIALLATFGYSKVRVAKQPIVGILSTGTELLAVEDDLVPGKIRNSNGPMIVAQLKRMGLGCKMYGMSVDNLEESYRIVKKAAEENDCLITTGGVSVGDFDFLPAIYEKLGAQVLFNKVAMRPGSVTTIALINNRLLFGLSGNPSACFTGFELFTRPALLKMMGAQKIYMPHTTAVLGEDFTKANPFTRFVRAIYDGQTASPAGFNKSNAVSSIARGNALIVLPGGSRGYQTGDAVDVLLLGSEEGSDRWKV
- a CDS encoding L-lactate MFS transporter — its product is MKKKPKNRWLIALSAVGIHISIGSVYAWSNFTNPLIEQFGWTTSQVQLTFSIAILFLGLSAAFFGSFVEKYGPRKAGLVAAMFFGTGIIGSGFAVSASSLPLLYVFYGALGGIGLGIGYIAPVSTLVKWFPDRRGLATGLAIMGFGFAAAISSPIMEKLITTVGVEQTFYTLGAAYLIIMVLSSLYLEKPQEGWSPAGFEEKVSSGKVERKIDLSQLTANEAIKTKRFYYLWFMLFINVTCGIAILSAAKPMAIDSIGMTTVQAAALVGVLGIFNGLGRLGWATISDYIGRPNTYTAFFVIQIALFAMLPFTTNAIFFQIMLAIIYTCYGGGFASIPAYIADIFGTKQLGAIHGYILTAWAAAGLAGPLFAAYMKDKTGSYESSLIFFAGLFVVALVISLIIRLDIRRLRTKNAEMAVSNNAEVVSD